TCGTAACTGTGGCTTCATCGACGAGAATACCAATGGACAGGGCAAGACCGCTCAACGTCATGATGTTGATCGTCTGCCCGAAAAGGTGCAGTACCGTGACCGCTGACAGAATAGCTATCGGAATGGTCAGTACAACGATGATCGCCCCACGGGTATCACCCAAAAAGAGCAATATCATCAATCCAGTGAAAACCGCTCCCAAGATACCCTCGTGGATAAGTGTAGAGAGTGCCCTTTCGATATAAGTCGACTGGTCAAACTCATAACGGACGTCTACGTCTTCGGGCAATTGGTTTTTCAGCATCGGAATGGAAGCCTTTAGATTGTCTACGGCATCCAATGTGGAAGCATCGGCTTTTTTGATGATGGGAAGGTAAACCGACCGTTTGCCGTTGACCAGTGCATAACCTACGGTCTGGTCTGCACCATCCAATACACTGGCAACATCCCTAACATATACCGTACGGTTTTCACCTGCTTTAATAGGTGTGTTCAGAAATTCTTCGGGGTTCTTGGCAATCGAGTTGATCGGAGCCATCAGGTTTTCATCGGCTATACGGATATTTCCGGCAGGCGACGGAAGACTGTTCCTGGTAATGGCTGCCGTTATTTCTTCGGGGCTAAGCCCGTTGGCCTGCATCGCTTCGGGATTGATATTGATAACAATGGAACGGACGTTACCGCCAAAGGGTGCAGGGGAAGTAATGCCGGGGATTTCGGTAAACATCGGTCTGATCCTCGTAATAGCGAGTGTTTGCAGTTCGTTGACCGAACGCTGTTCACTTTCAAAAACCAGCTGTCCTACGGGAAGCGAGCTACCGTCAAACCGGACGACCATAGGCGGAACTGCTCCGGGCGGTAGAAAGCCCATTGCCCGGTTTGTAAAGGTAGATACCTCTCCGGCAGCCTGCGCCATATCCGTACCCTGGTAAAAGGTCAGCTTCATGAGGGTCAAGCCCTGTACGCTTTTAAAATCAATGTTCTTTACACCACTGACGAATAAAAGTACCTTTTGGAACTCGTTCGCCATAAAACCGTCCATATAGGCCGGGGACAGTCCCCCGTAAGGCATGGCGATGTATATCGCAGGTAATTCCACTTCGGGGAATATATCTACGTTTATTTTTTTTATCGTGTTGTATGAGAAGAAAGCTATCGTCAATACGACGACCATAATGGCAATAGGCTTTCTTAACGCAAATCTTATGAGGTTCATGTGAAATTATTAAAGGTTGTTAAACAGAAAATCGAAGTCGGCTGTCAACTCAGCCTCGTAAGCAAGGAGCATCCAATAGTCACGCGAAGCCTCGATGTGAGCGTCCTCTGCCTGTTCGAGCAAGATGCGTATCTGCAACAGCTCGCTCAATGTGATAAGGCCACTTTTATATCTTGCCAGATACATATCATAGGCATCCTGTGACTGTTTTACAGCGAGCCTCGTTTTTCCAAGCTGTTCGTATTGTTGCAGAATTTTTGCCTGTGATGCAGAAAGGTCCGCTTGCATGGCCTGCTCATACTGTGCTTGTAAGAATTTCGTGCTTTCTGCTTCTTTGAAAAGTTCTTCGCCTTTCAGTCTGTTCGTGTGCAGACTGGTAATATTCCACGTGAGTCCGATACCTGCAAGGATATTATTGGTGGTATTGGAAAAACCGTCTTTCCAGGCACCCGATACCGTTCCATTGGGACTTATACCCGTTCCACGGTAGGCGTAGCCTCCCAATATTTTTATGGATGGTAATGAGGAACGTTTCTGCGCTTCACCACTGAGCGTATAATATTCGGCTTGTTTGTCCAGTGCATCCAAAATGGGATGTGATGGATTGATTACATTTCCCTCACTCAGAGAATTGCCGTTTGGATTGCTGAAACGGTTGGTGGATTCGGTGTAATCGACTTGGCTGTCACCATATAATTCCAATAACTTGATAAAGGAAGCATTTTTTACACCGCTCCATTTATCATGTTCGCCTATGGCCTGTACATAAGATGATGAAGCAAGCAGGCTGTCTGCCGCGGGCCTTAATCCAGCTGCGGAAAGTCCGGCCGTAATATTGCGTATGCTGTCGAGGCGTTCGGCGTTTTTGGCCGTCCAGTTCAGTTTTGCATCATTGTACAATAATGTAATGTACCGTTCCGACAATATTTTTTTTAGGTTGAGGATATAAGCATCCTTTTCACTGATCGTTTTATAAAAAAGCATACTGGCGGCTTCGTTTTCCTTGCGAAGTCTGCCAAAGGAAAACAGTTCCCATTCGATAGTTGTCGAACCAAAGCTGTTGGCTGCCATCGAACTTCCGTTTAGTGGATTGGTAGGACCGCCTACGTTGAAGAATCCGGCTTGGGGGAAGAATGCCCCTGCACTTCCCTCATAAGTACCATAGGTGTTTTGAACCTGTGCCCTTACCTGTGGGAGCGTATTGCCCCTTACTGCCCGCTCGTGAAGTTTTGCGGCATCAATCGCCGACATTTTCGCTCCAATGCCGGGATAGTTTTCTTCTACTTTGGGCCACAGACTGCCCAAAGTATGTGCTGTTTGCTGCTGCGCATATAGCGGAAATATTGCAGCGATGGCCAACCACATAACCGTGGTTGCCATGATCTGTTTTATCATATTCCTTAAATGGTATTTGATAGGTCGTAAAGCCGACCAAGGATTATTTAAAATGAAACCAATAGAATCGTTTCCTATTGATACCTTGTTTCAATAGGAAAAATGAGGGGTGGGAAAGGGTACTAAATAATGAGTTTGCGGTACTGGATAAAGATGGGTAAAGTACCCCGGATCTTTATATTGCCGTAGAGGGGATGTGATTGTTCCTTATCGGATGTAATGATCGGTAGCGAAAGAAAAGCTATTATCAGAAAAACAGCCGGTAATAGGGAGTTTGCGTGGGAAGCGGTGTTATTAGAGATTGTGGTGTCGTTCGTTTGGCCGATGACACATTTCTCCGCATTGCTACCGCCAATGAAGTCATGTTTTCCTTTGGGCACCTCTTGTTCGGTATTGACAGGAAGCCCGACCAAACTTTTGATACCGCTTTTGACCGGACAGGATGTGAGCAGGACAAAAACTATTGCAACCAATACAAGGCTGTATTGTTGAAAATTTCTCGCAATATTTACTAAAGTTCTATCCATCTACTTACGAATTTACCTTTAATTGTCTTAGGGAACAAGTAAAAACAACCAATTTTGCCTTTTTGGGGTCGTTTATCGCTAATTCTCACGGATTTTTTACAGTTATAGACCTGCTGTTGAAAAGGCTCAACTTTCTTTCAGTCTCCATATCAATGTAATTAAAATAACAGCATATAGAAAAAATTGTATGGATAAAATGAAAATCGGTGATTAGCCAAATTACCGATTTCTTTCATTTTTGCATTCCGGTATTTGTCCAAACTTTACCGAAACGTATAACCTACCTCGGACATCCGTGAAAAGGCTTTTTCCTCCAAGTCCACAGCAATTGCCCGACCCTCGATTTTGGGGTTTATTGTACCTTTCTCCTCCAAGTATTCAATAACGGCTTGATGCAACGTATAAGGTTTCAATTCTACATTTTTTGCATCCCTCATCCGACATAGAATATGTATGGGTTCTCCCTCACGGTTGCATGATGCCATGCGGTATGTTTTGTTAAGATCCAATGGCGCACCTTGTATGGTGATTTCCTGTACACGCTCACCCATTTCCTTTGAGCTGTCAAACTTGACCGTCATCCCGGAGAAGCGAACGAGCCAGCCTCCGAAGCGTTGCATGGCATCCTTGGCAAATACGTTGTTGATTTCCTTTTCCAACCAATTTTTGACCTGTTCTCCGGTGACTTCACCGATCTTCATGTGTTCATCGACCGGAAGCATACGCCACAGATCCTCTTTGGTAATGGATGCCCTTCCGCTTTCATCGGGCAGGATGGGCACACCGAACCGGAAACCGTTGGATACGGCAAAATCCGCTTCTGATTTCCAAAGCAGGGCATCGGTAATAAAATTGTCCATCGCATTTTCGACGACGAGATACCGGTACATCGGTGCCGATGTATAGCCTATTACCTGTTCCATCTCGGTTCTATAGGGAGCGACAAGCGTGTCTATAAGTTCCTGCATTTCTTCATTGGCGGTATACTTCTCCGGGTTGACCTCAATGAGTTCATAGTCGTAACCGGTCATTTTGCCGTCTTTTACCTTTATGTCCAACCTGCCGACAAATGATCCGAATGCACCTGGTTCGACTACGGAAGCATATTTACCCTGAATAGGTTCGCGGACACGCTCGTGGGTATCATTGCCAAAAATAAAATCAACTCCCTCAACGATAGGATTATTGGCCAAAGTTACCTGCTTGAATATGCCGATATGTGCGATAAGGAAAAGCAGGTCAACTTCCTGTTCTTCCTTGAGTTCTGAAATCAACTCTTTAAGGTTTGCTTCTACCGGATTAAATTCCATTCCCTCACTGAACATCGGGTTTTGTCGTATCGGCACTTCCGGGTCGTTGTAGGCGATAAAGCCGATTTTGACTCCCTTTTTTTCCGTAATCCAATAGGGTGGAAACAAAGGTTGCTTGTTATCTTCATGGTACATATTGGAAACGATCACCTGTGTACCGTAATCCTCCATGATGTCCATCATAACCTGTTTACCATATATGACCTCCCAATTGCCGGGAATCATGAGGTCATAGCCCATTTTCTGAACTATGGTGGGGAAGAAAGCACCTTTGGAGCGGACACTTTCACCACTTCCCTGGATAAAATCCCCTCCGTCAATGAATACGGTTCCATCGGGATTTTCTTGGCGCACGCCCTCCACAAGTGTCTTGATGTTTGCCAAGCCTCCGGCTTCCCTAAACACCATAGCCCCATCTTCTACAAAGAGTTCATCATGTGTATTGAGGTAGGCATGGATATCTGAGGTCTGCAAAATGGTGATGACAGATTCCTCGTTATCCTTGTTTTCGCTGATGTTGTTACAGCTCATCAATGTGGCACTGGCCATAGCCGTATATATTATTTTGTTTATCATATTTTCCAATTTTAAAGGCTTAGTATTTTAAATCCGATTTCTTGAATGCCAAACATATACCGATAGACATTCGGGGTCGTCTGGATATAAGCATCGTAATCCGTTTTTTTAACGTTCAACCTGTTCATAGCAAATTCACATACGATCAGTTTGATCCCATTCTTTTTAGCGGTTTCGACAGTTTCTTTGAGACTTTCGTCTTCGGCAAGTTCCTTGACGACAGGGCCGGCCATGCCGACCACAAATTGCACATCGGGAAAATCTTCCTTAATTTCTGCGCCGGCCAAGACGGCACCTGTAAGATGCCGTGAACTTTGGGCCAGGATAGCATATTTGCCGTCTTTTTTTACGGCATTTTCGATTTCAATATTTGTTAACGACTGCGCTTGAACTGTACCGAATACGCCTAACAGGAAGATGGCCAGCGATGCAATAATTAAAACATGTTTTTTCATTTTTCCGTACGATTAGTTGTATAAAGTATATGATCTTGGGTTATTAACGATAAAAAACAGAAGTCCTCCAAAGATGGCGATGTTTTTCCAGAAGGGGCCGTGCATCCAGCCATTCCCCACTTGGATGGTTATCGTGATGGGTATGAGCAGAAGAAATAGCGCGAGTGCTGACCATCGGGTGAAGACTCCCAATACGAATGTCATCCCGAAAAGTATCAAGGCATAACCCGACCATATTCCAAGTGTATGCGGATCGCCGAAAAGATGTGCAAATTCTGCATATCTCGCACTGTTGATGCGTTCTGTGACACCGTCCGGATTAATGAAGTGGGATATGCCGGCGATCAGAAAAATCCCGCTCAGCATTATCCTAAAAAGGAGTATGGATACTCCGTTCAGTTTTGTTCCGTGTTCCATTGTTTTTTACTGATTTGATGATATGTATTTGATCCGACCCTTGTTGACAGGGTACATTTTGATGATTGCGGCCGGTAATCAAATCAGATATTGTTCATGGAGGATATATATGGGAACCGTTGTTCGGATGTGTTTTCCGAAAGGGGTACTGGAATAATGTTTTTGAGGTTCAATGACCCTTATGGAAGGTATCCATTCCAATAAGGGATGCACATGCTTCTTTTTCAGTGAACGTTTTGTCGGTGTAGATGTGCGGCTTATCAAACTACACCCATACGCATGGATAGACTGTGCTGATTTAGGGGCTTCGGAAAGCGGTATGTCAAACGTCTGCTTGTATTCCCTTTTTAACGAACAGGGCACCACCAACAGGATAACCATCACTACGATGGAAAGCCGTAAGAATATTTTTGTGCTCCGTTTGTCCATACTTTCCTTATATGTTGTTTTTTTCCGTCGGTCTAACTGTTTTCTTTTATCAAACGTTCGAGTTCATCCGCAGAAAAAATACCGGACTGTCTCCACTTGATTTCCCCTTTGCGAAAAATAATCAATGTAGGTACACCGCGTATTGCCATATCTGATGCGACCTTGGGGTTTTTGTCTACGTCAATCTTGATGATGGTCGCATTTTCTCCGACACGTCCTTTCAGTTCATCGAGTATCGGTGCCTGCATTTTGCAGGGGCCGCACCATTCGGCAAAAAAATCCACCAATACAGGCTTATCCCCGCTTATTATGTCTTGGAATGTCATGCTGCTTTTGTTTTATCTTTTCTAAAAGAGGATAAAAGTAGACCACCCATTACCCCGCCATACAATGTACTGTTCAAGGGGTTTGATGTAATGGCACAGGTTCCGGTGTTACAACCGATGAAATGCCAGTAGGCGAATCCTGCTATTGCCCCTGCGATGATTCCAAACACTATCAGACCGTATTTATTGATTGTTTTTCCCCTTTTCATATTGCATTAATACTAAGTGCTTAATGGCACATGTTTAATCATGTAAAGTTCGGTAAATTATTACAAGTGTTCTGTAACTAAAGTTACAATAGGTGATTTTACCCTCCTGTCTTGAAATTGTACATGAAGTTAAATGACATATTGTTTTCGTGAAGCCACGTTTCCCCTTTTAGCGGTAACCTATCGATATACAGGTATCCCAACCTAAGCTTTACCTGCGACTTTGGTCTATATTCCAGTTGTGTGCCGATCCGGTTGTGGTCAACAAAATGCCCACGGTCTACACCCGCCACGTTGGCCAGAAATTCGTTAAAGACTAAAATCGAAAAGTTCTCAAAACCATACTGTACCCCAATGCGATCCCTTACCCTCGTTACATCATCCGTACCATTGTTAAAAATCCGGTATTCGGCCGCTCCACGGTTAATGAACTCAAACCCTCTGCCGATTTCCTTTTTCCAAGTCAAAGCGGCAGAGAACCGAAACTCACGGCTTGGCTTGAAGATATGATCTCCTTGCTGGGTGACGACCCGATAATGCTTGAAGTAGGCAAAAGGGGAAACCGAAACGAAAAGCCGATCACTGAACCGATAGCGGGTCCAGTTCCTAACGGATTGCATCAGGTCATGCCGAAAAGGCATCTTGGTGTCAAAGCCACTCTGCCGCCTATATTGGAACTCCAGGTCACTTTCCAATTTTTCACTTATCCCATATCCCAACGTTCCCCTTAACCAAACATTGTGGCGTGTCTGACCAAATGAGTACACCGCCCATACAAGTGATATACATAAAATATAGAGACCTTTCGTCGTCATTTTCCCAACGCTCCTAATGCGGCAACCTCTCCCTAAAATACCCATATACCCATGTACCGATCACGGCACTCAACAGCGTTACGGCAATGACCGTTGCGCCTGTTCCGATCTGTGCAAACAGTGGTCCCGGGCAAGCTCCGGTCATCGCCCAGCCAAAACCGAAAGTCAACCCTCCGTAGATCTGCCCCTTGTTGAATTTCTTTGGCGAAATGGTGATTTTTTCGCCATGAATGGTCTTTATATTGAATTTTTTGATCAACCAGACTGAAATGATCCCGACCACTACGGCACTGCCTATAATCCCATACATGTGAAAAGACTGCAAGCGGAACATCTCCTGTATCCGGAACCAACTGATGACTTCGGATTTTACAAACAGGACACCAAAAATTATCCCGACAAACATGTATTTAAGGTTGTAGTACCATTTATGCTCCAACTGGCTTTCATTGACACACATCGCGTCCTGCGATCTCTTCTCCAACTCGGTATTTGTTGTATTGTTCATTTTTTGTGTTCTTATATTCTAAAGTGATAATATATAGGGCAAAATCAAGTTTGCCATGACAAAGCCCCCGATCATAAAGCATATCGTAGCCACGAGTGAAGGCCATTGAAGATTTGCCAGACCCATGATGGCGTGCCCACTGGTACAGCCACCGGCATACCGGGTACCGAACCCCACCAGAAAACCTCCCACGACGATCAGTAGGAAGCCACGGGGCGTAAGCAGCGATTGCCAGTTAATGACATCTTCCGGGATAAGGCTATTGTAACTGGTAATGCCGTAACCTGCCAGTTCATCGACCAGTTCCGGATTCACTTCAATTGGATTTGGATTGGCCAAGAGTAGTGCAGCCAATATACCGCCAAGAAAAATACCGAATACAAAAAACAGGTTCCATGCTTCCTTTTTCCAGTCGTAATGGAAGAAAGGTATTTTCGCCGGCATACAGGATGCACAGATGTGGCGAAGGGATGAGCTGATCCCAAAAGATTTATTGCCCAATATCAATAGGGCAGGTACTGTAAGTCCGACCAATGGCCCTGCGATGTACCACGGCCACGGTTCTTTTAAAAATTCCAACATGTTCAGATTACTTTATTTGCTATTATTTTACTTCCTCGTAGTTCACATCCTCTG
This Olivibacter sp. SDN3 DNA region includes the following protein-coding sequences:
- a CDS encoding DUF2490 domain-containing protein, with amino-acid sequence MTTKGLYILCISLVWAVYSFGQTRHNVWLRGTLGYGISEKLESDLEFQYRRQSGFDTKMPFRHDLMQSVRNWTRYRFSDRLFVSVSPFAYFKHYRVVTQQGDHIFKPSREFRFSAALTWKKEIGRGFEFINRGAAEYRIFNNGTDDVTRVRDRIGVQYGFENFSILVFNEFLANVAGVDRGHFVDHNRIGTQLEYRPKSQVKLRLGYLYIDRLPLKGETWLHENNMSFNFMYNFKTGG
- a CDS encoding YeeE/YedE family protein, whose product is MLEFLKEPWPWYIAGPLVGLTVPALLILGNKSFGISSSLRHICASCMPAKIPFFHYDWKKEAWNLFFVFGIFLGGILAALLLANPNPIEVNPELVDELAGYGITSYNSLIPEDVINWQSLLTPRGFLLIVVGGFLVGFGTRYAGGCTSGHAIMGLANLQWPSLVATICFMIGGFVMANLILPYILSL
- a CDS encoding bifunctional UDP-sugar hydrolase/5'-nucleotidase, which encodes MINKIIYTAMASATLMSCNNISENKDNEESVITILQTSDIHAYLNTHDELFVEDGAMVFREAGGLANIKTLVEGVRQENPDGTVFIDGGDFIQGSGESVRSKGAFFPTIVQKMGYDLMIPGNWEVIYGKQVMMDIMEDYGTQVIVSNMYHEDNKQPLFPPYWITEKKGVKIGFIAYNDPEVPIRQNPMFSEGMEFNPVEANLKELISELKEEQEVDLLFLIAHIGIFKQVTLANNPIVEGVDFIFGNDTHERVREPIQGKYASVVEPGAFGSFVGRLDIKVKDGKMTGYDYELIEVNPEKYTANEEMQELIDTLVAPYRTEMEQVIGYTSAPMYRYLVVENAMDNFITDALLWKSEADFAVSNGFRFGVPILPDESGRASITKEDLWRMLPVDEHMKIGEVTGEQVKNWLEKEINNVFAKDAMQRFGGWLVRFSGMTVKFDSSKEMGERVQEITIQGAPLDLNKTYRMASCNREGEPIHILCRMRDAKNVELKPYTLHQAVIEYLEEKGTINPKIEGRAIAVDLEEKAFSRMSEVGYTFR
- a CDS encoding DUF6691 family protein, with the protein product MNNTTNTELEKRSQDAMCVNESQLEHKWYYNLKYMFVGIIFGVLFVKSEVISWFRIQEMFRLQSFHMYGIIGSAVVVGIISVWLIKKFNIKTIHGEKITISPKKFNKGQIYGGLTFGFGWAMTGACPGPLFAQIGTGATVIAVTLLSAVIGTWVYGYFRERLPH
- a CDS encoding TolC family protein, which codes for MIKQIMATTVMWLAIAAIFPLYAQQQTAHTLGSLWPKVEENYPGIGAKMSAIDAAKLHERAVRGNTLPQVRAQVQNTYGTYEGSAGAFFPQAGFFNVGGPTNPLNGSSMAANSFGSTTIEWELFSFGRLRKENEAASMLFYKTISEKDAYILNLKKILSERYITLLYNDAKLNWTAKNAERLDSIRNITAGLSAAGLRPAADSLLASSSYVQAIGEHDKWSGVKNASFIKLLELYGDSQVDYTESTNRFSNPNGNSLSEGNVINPSHPILDALDKQAEYYTLSGEAQKRSSLPSIKILGGYAYRGTGISPNGTVSGAWKDGFSNTTNNILAGIGLTWNITSLHTNRLKGEELFKEAESTKFLQAQYEQAMQADLSASQAKILQQYEQLGKTRLAVKQSQDAYDMYLARYKSGLITLSELLQIRILLEQAEDAHIEASRDYWMLLAYEAELTADFDFLFNNL
- the trxA gene encoding thioredoxin, which encodes MTFQDIISGDKPVLVDFFAEWCGPCKMQAPILDELKGRVGENATIIKIDVDKNPKVASDMAIRGVPTLIIFRKGEIKWRQSGIFSADELERLIKENS
- a CDS encoding DUF6132 family protein, which gives rise to MKRGKTINKYGLIVFGIIAGAIAGFAYWHFIGCNTGTCAITSNPLNSTLYGGVMGGLLLSSFRKDKTKAA
- a CDS encoding DoxX family protein, with the protein product MEHGTKLNGVSILLFRIMLSGIFLIAGISHFINPDGVTERINSARYAEFAHLFGDPHTLGIWSGYALILFGMTFVLGVFTRWSALALFLLLIPITITIQVGNGWMHGPFWKNIAIFGGLLFFIVNNPRSYTLYN